A genomic segment from Sciurus carolinensis chromosome 1, mSciCar1.2, whole genome shotgun sequence encodes:
- the Znf687 gene encoding zinc finger protein 687 yields MGDMKTPDFDDLLAAFDIPDIDANEAIHSGPEENEGPGSPDKPETSAGGESEDTAAATGAEPEVPAQASDHDLPPSDISTVSVIVKNTVCPEQSETLSGGSGGEGAQAEGGTKEGPVGPCLMQNGFGGPEPSLPGTPHSPAPPSGGTWKEKAMESKAPLDLFAHFGPEPGEHPDPLPPPAPSPPPEGAMTPPPFPSPFELASENGPPLLPPSSSPPAGTLKQGSCSPRHPQVLGQQGSGSSSEAAGVPASASPPQVAGVPFFKQSPGHQSSPPSPKVPSCKPLKEEDEGPVDKSPPRSPQSPSSGAEAADEDSNDSPASSSSSRPLKVRIKTIKTSCGNITRTVTRVPSDPDPPAPLTEGAFLAEASLLKLSPAAPTPEGPKVVSVQLGDGTRLKGTVLPVATIQNASTAMLMAASVARKAVVLPGGAATSPKTMAKNVLGLVPQALPKAEGRSGLGTGGQKVNGASVVMVQPSKPASGPGTASGTVISRTQSSLVEAFNKILNSKNLLPAYRPNLSPPAEAGLALPPTGYRCLECGDAFSLEKSLARHYDRRSMRIEVTCNHCARRLVFFNKCSLLLHAREHKDKGLVMQCSHLVMRPVALDQMVGQPDITPLLPVAVPPTIGPLALPVLGKSEAAITSSAITTIATEAPVLPLSTEPPAAPATSAYTCFRCLECKEQCRDKAGMAAHFQQPGPPVPGAASNVCPSCPMMLPNRCSFSAHQRTHKNRPPHVCPECGGNFLQANFQTHLREACLHFSRRVGYRCPSCAVVFGGVNSIKSHIQASHCEVFHKCPICPMAFKSAPSAHAHLYSQHPSFLTQQAKLIYKCAMCDTVFTHKPLLTSHFDQHLLPQRVSVFKCPSCPLLFAQKRTMLEHLKNTHQSGRLGEEIAGKGAGGALLTPKTEPEELAVSRGGAAPATEESSSSSEEEELPSSPEPPRPTKRPRRELGSKGVKGGGGGPGGWTCGLCHSWFPERDEYVAHMKKEHGKSVKKFPCRLCERSFCSAPSLRRHVRVNHEGIKRVYPCRYCTEGKRTFSSRLILEKHVQVRHGLQLGDQSPGRGSTLARGPGARAQGSGRKRRQSSDSCSEEPDSTTPPAKSPRGGPGLGGHGPLRYRSGGSVEQSLMVGLRVDGGAQQCLDCGLCFASPGSLSRHRFISHKKRRGVGRASVLGLGDGEEEAPLPSRSDPEGGDSPLPGSGGPLTCKVCGKSCDSPLNLKTHFRTHGMAFIRARQGGSGDN; encoded by the exons ATGGGGGACATGAAGACCCCTGATTTTGATGACCTCCTTGCTGCCTTTGACATCCCTGACATTGATGCAAATGAAGCCATCCATTCTGGgccagaagaaaatgaggggccAGGAAGCCCAGACAAGCCAGAAACCAGTGCAGGAGGTGAATCTGAAGACACAGCAGCAGCAACTGGGGCTGAACCTGAGGTTCCAGCTCAGGCCTCTGACCATGACTTGCCGCCATCGGACATTTCCACGGTCAGCGTTATTGTCAAGAACACTGTATGTCCTGAACAGTCTGAGACCCTATCTGGAGGTTCAGGAGGAGAAGGTGCCCAGGCTGAAGGGGGAACTAAGGAAGGGCCTGTGGGACCTTGCCTGATGCAAAATGGATTTGGGGGCCCTGAGCCATCCCTCCCAGGAACCCCCCACTCTCCAGCTCCTCCCAGTGGGGGTACTTGGAAAGAAAAAGCCATGGAAAGCAAAGCTCCCTTGGACCTTTTTGCTCATTTTGGGCCTGAACCAGGGGAGCACCCAGATCCCTTGCCTCCTCCTGCACCTTCCCCACCTCCGGAGGGAGCCATGACcccacctcctttcccttctccctttgaGCTGGCCTCTGAGAATGGCCCACCCCTCTTGCCCCCGAGCTCTTCCCCACCCGCTGGGACCTTGAAGCAGGGCAGCTGCAGCCCCCGTCATCCCCAGGTCTTGGGCCAGCAAGGCTCAGGCTCCAGCTCCGAGGCTGCAGGTGTGCCTGCCAGTGCCTCACCTCCCCAGGTTGCAGGAGTGCCCTTTTTCAAGCAGTCCCCGGGGCACCAGagctctcctccttcccctaaAGTGCCCAGCTGTAAGCCCctgaaggaagaagatgaggGGCCAGTGGACAAGTCTCCCCCAAGAAGTCCCCAGAGTCCTTCCAGTGGAGCTGAGGCTGCAGATGAGGACAGCAATGATTcccctgcctcttccagctcctCCCGGCCCCTCAAGGTGCGGATCAAGACCATTAAAACATCTTGCGGGAATATCACAAGGACTGTAACCCGGGTCCCCTCAGACCCTGATCCCCCTGCCCCCTTGACTGAGGGGGCCTTCCTggctgaggccagcctcctgAAGCTGTCCCCTGCAGCCCCAACCCCTGAGGGTCCAAAGGTGGTGAGCGTACAATTGGGCGATGGCACAAGGCTAAAAGGCACTGTGCTGCCTGTGGCCACCATCCAGAATGCCAGCACTGCTATGCTGATGGCGGCTAGTGTGGCCCGCAAAGCTGTGGTTCTGCCTGGGGGAGCTGCCACCAGCCCTAAAACAATGGCTAAGAATGTGCTAGGCCTGGTTCCCCAAGCCCTGCCCAAGGCTGAGGGGCGGTCAGGACTGGGGACAGGTGGGCAGAAGGTCAATGGTGCCTCAGTGGTGATGGTGCAGCCTTCAAAGCCGGCTAGTGGGCCAGGCACAGCAAGTGGCACTGTGATCTCACGGACCCAGTCCAGCCTGGTGGAGGCCTTTAACAAGATTCTCAATAGCAAGAACCTGCTGCCTGCCTATAGGCCAAACCTGAGTCCACCAGCTGAGGCTGGACTGGCCCTGCCTCCAACAGGCTACCGCTGTCTTGAATGTGGGGATGCCTTCTCGCTGGAGAAGAGCCTGGCACGGCACTATGACCGTCGGAGCATGCGTATTGAGGTTACCTGCAACCATTGTGCCCGTCGCCTAGTCTTCTTCAACAAGTGCAGCCTACTTCTGCATGCACGCGAGCACAAGGACAAGGGGCTTGTCATGCAGTGCTCACATTTGGTCATGAGGCCTGTAGCCCTTGATCAGATGGTGGGTCAGCCAGATATCACGCCTCTGCTACCTGTAGCTGTCCCACCTACTATTGGACCTCTGGCCTTGCCTGTCTTGGGCAAAAGTGAGGCAGCCATCACCTCTTCCGCCATTACTACAATTGCCACTGAGGCCCCTGTGCTGCCGCTTTCAACAGAGCCGCCTGCTGCCCCTGCCACCTCTGCTTATACATGCTTTCGTTGCCTGGAGTGCAAGGAACAGTGCCGGGACAAGGCTGGCATGGCAGCCCATTTCCAGCAGCCTGGGCCCCCTGTCCCTGGGGCCGCCAGCAAT GTGTGCCCATCCTGCCCCATGATGCTCCCCAATCGCTGCAGCTTCAGTGCCCACCAGCGCACGCATAAGAACCGACCCCCCCACGTCTGTCCTGAGTGTGGGGGCAACTTTCTCCAAGCCAATTTTCAGACCCATCTGCGGGAGGCCTGTCTGCATTTCTCTCGCCGTGTAGGATACAG GTGTCCTAGCTGCGCAGTGGTGTTTGGGGGTGTGAACTCCATCAAGTCCCACATCCAGGCGTCACACTGCGAGGTTTTCCACAAGTGCCCCATCTGCCCCATGGCCTTCAAGTCTGCACCCAGCGCCCATGCCCACCTCTACTCCCAGCATCCTAGCTTCCTCACGCAGCAAGCCAA GCTGATCTACAAGTGCGCCATGTGTGACACAGTCTTCACTCACAAGCCCCTCCTCACCTCACACTTTGACCAGCACTTGCTTCCTCAGCGTGTCAGTGTCTTTAAGTGCCCATCTTGTCCTCTGCTTTTTGCCCAAAAAAGGACCATGCTGGAACATCTCAAG AACACCCATCAGTCTGGGCGCTTGGGGGAGGAGATTGCTGGGAAAGGGGCTGGAGGGGCCCTTCTGACTCCCAAGACTGAGCCTGAGGAGCTGGCTGTGTCCAGGGGCGGGGCAGCCCCCGCCACAGAGGAGTCATCGTCATCTTCAGAAGAAGAAGAACTGCCAAGCTCCCCTGAGCCCCCCCGCCCAACCAAACGGCCCAGGAGGGAACTGGGGAGCAAAGGCGTCAAGGGTGGGGGTGGCGGGCCTGGGGGCTGGACCTGTGGCCTTTGTCATTCCTGGTTCCCTGAACGTGATGAATATGTGGCTCACATGAAGAAGGAACATGGTAAG TCAGTGAAAAAGTTCCCTTGTCGCCTGTGTGAGCGCTCCTTCTGCTCTGCCCCCAGCCTGAGGCGCCACGTCAGGGTCAATCACGAGGGAATCAAGCGAGTTTACCCATGCAG GTATTGCACAGAGGGAAAACGCACCTTCAGTAGCCGCCTGATCCTGGAGAAACATGTCCAGGTCCGGCATGGCCTGCAGCTCGGGGACCAGTCCCCTGGCCGAGGGAGTACCCTGGCTCGGGGACCTGGTGCCAGAGCCCAG ggCTCAGGACGGAAACGACGCCAGTCTTCTGACTCGTGCAGTGAGGAGCCTGACAGCACAACACCCCCAGCCAAATCCCCCAGGGGTGGCCCTGGGTTAGGAGGCCATGGTCCCCTGCGCTATCGGAGTGGTGGCTCAGTGGAACAAAGCCTTATGGTGGGGTTGAGGGTGGATGGTGGTGCCCAGCAGTGCCTCGACTGTGGCCTGTGCTTTGCCTCCCCTGGCTCCTTGAGCCGACACCGTTTTATCAGTCACAAGAAGAGACGGGGTGTGGGTAGAGCCAgtgtcctggggctgggggatggggaggaggaggcccCTCTTCCATCACGGTCTGACCCAGAGGGTGGAGATTCACCCCTGCCTGGTTCTGGAGGCCCACTGACCTGTAAGGTCTGTGGTAAGAGCTGTGACAGCCCTCTCAATCTCAAGACTCATTTCCGCACACATGGCATGGCATTCATTAGGGCTCGGCAGGGGGGCAGTGGGGACAACTAG